One Euleptes europaea isolate rEulEur1 chromosome 16, rEulEur1.hap1, whole genome shotgun sequence genomic window, GTGAAAGGCAGGGGccggtcctcctcctcctccttgaaaaCCTAAGCGGAACAATCGCTGTCGAAGAAGGCGGGGCCTAGTCTGGGGGTTTCCCTTCTGATTCGTCGAGGAGCGCTTGAGGCTGAGGGCGGGGCTACTGAGCGTGATTCTTTCGTCTGAGTGGTCGGTTTCTTCCGAGGCGGGCTTTGGAGCGTTAGAGGACAGGTCCTTATTGGGCGGCTGGGCGGATTCTGGTTCTCGCCGTGGGTTCAGCTGCAAATGGACGGAGaaggtaaaaaaacaacaaaaaccacacACTAACAGCAGTGCCGCTAAGAACAATGGGCTCCGAAATCGCatatgggggaggagggggggtggcCTCGTTCGGGGAAAAAAGGCGGGGCAAAAGGGGAGATTTGTGATAGGAGGGAGTGGGGAGAATGACAAGCCGCTCTTCCAATGCCTGGACGGGCGCGCGAGGGGCGGGGCAtgggaagaggttttttttcctctttggcgCGCGCGGTGTTTCCTTGCTCCGCCCACTAGAGGGGTCTTGCTGCTGTGAGGGAGGGGGAGCCCCTTTTAAATCCCAACCGCACGCCTGACGGTTAGGGAGAGACCGTTAAGACTCTCGCGGTCCCGTTAACCGAGCAGGCCTcggaaggggagggggcggggtttggttcCCTGAAGATCCGTTTTCTCTCATGAAACAACGAAACCTACTAGCTTGTTAAAAagccaataataataaaaataaaataaaattttaaaaaagccagaACACGCACATTCTTTGAGAATTTTCACACTATACGGGCTGAGCAAACCCAGGTTTTAAAATGATGATAAACCACGTACAACCCTGGGTCTCTGACGATTATCCCTGCAGATGGTTCCAaagcctgttttgttttcacTCCCagtactttttttgggggggtacacCAAATTCGAAAATGCACACCTAAAATGTGTGGAGACGGCCTTTCATAAACCTTGTTCCAAGtgctttgaggggagggtgtGAATCAAGTAAACTGAGATGAGAAGAATGACAAAACTCATAACTAGGATTAGAAACATCAATAattttaagtttaaagttgatgaATGGTGCGTGTAGGTGTCATAACATTGTAGCTTGGGCACAgacacttttttttcctttgatcccccccccatttccccccctattttcttttttctgtacccctctatatgaaaataaaaattaaacagatgTACAACTTTTGAGTCACATCCTTCTAAGGAGTCAGTCCCAATCATTTCTTCTCAAGGAGTCAGACCCACTCATATTTTGGATAGGTTTACTTCAGAATGAAACATAACATGAGataatgcttttatttttaaacattatttgaaAGTAACagtgttattggttcttgtaggttatccgggctgtgtgaccgtggtcttggtattttctttcctgacgtttcgccagcagctgtggcaggcatcttcagaggagtaacactgaaggacagtgtctctcctctgctactcctctgttactcctctgaagatgcctgccacagctgctggcgaaatgtcaggaaagaaaataccaagaccacggtcacacagcccggataacctacaagaaccaatgaactctgaccgtgagagcctttgacaatatttttaacagtgTTATATTGTGGAACGTTTGTGGATAGGACAATATTTCGGATAGGTTTATTTCAGAATGAAATGTAACTTACGTGGAGataatgctttatttttaaacattaaataGTGTATTTGAAAGtaagcccatttatttccatGCACCTGCAAAGTAGCTGTTCTTGGAATAACAGTGTTAGTTATATTGTGGAAAGTTTGGGGAGTTGTCCATCACTTTCCCTCTTGCCCCAACCAACATTCTGACAAACCTGAATGAACTTTGCTGTATCATGTGCGAGGCTGGCAAATTATGTAGTCTATACTTTATTGAGGTTGTATGGCCTATGGGCTGTAAAACCAAAATAATTTAAGAAACAAGTTACAGCAAAACTAAATGTACCCACATCAACTGTGCAGTTTTTGCTTGTAGCCACTTAAAAATAAACTTAATTTGTGAACATCTGAGGTAGCTGAGTATTTTAATAGCCACTTTGCAAGACATTTCTCCCTGACCGTGGCATGTTTTGGACAGTAAAAAAAGAAGTGTCAGAATGAATCAACCACCAATAAGGGGCAGTCGCAAAGACACTGTTTGGGAGGTGTCTTAAGGACACCACTTTTCATCTGAGTTGTAGGCAGTGTGTTGCGGTGTGCTATCATGTATGACCACCTCCTTTTGGGAACCCAAATTGTCAAAAGCAGTAAGGGAGTTCAACTTCGGCTGGGTATTTGATGACCGCATAAAGTAGGGAACATTTCCTTCCAACCTCTTTAAGCAAGATATTCCAATCGTTTGAGAAGCTTCTCAATAATTAGCACTCTTTTCCTCTCTGTTAGAGGGTTCAAAGGTCTCCCTGAGCTCAGTTGAGTAATTTTGAAATCCACAACTCTGTCCCACGAGGTCCAACAGCGCCCACAGGCTGCTAATTGAGTAAATACTGGAAGCCTTTGGCATTGAGCAGCCTAAACTTGTAGTTGATGAGGTTGAAATATTTGGAAGGCTTGTTTCAAGCCATACTACTGAGGAAGCTATACATgaaggcagagtggagattttacGGGGGGAAAATTGTCTGAAGTTTGTCAAATAGTTTAACTGGGCCTGAAAACCAAATTGGTGAAGCATATAGCACGTGTGATATCATGAGCTTCCTGTAAATTTTCAGGAGTGCTGGTATGTTCTGAGCACCTTGGGTGAAGAAAAATTTCCTTAATGCTAGCAATATTAATTCAGTTTTCTGTTTGACATACTGAATATGTTTAGACCCTGAAAGACTACTCCCAGGTATCTGAATTCATTAACCACTTGCATTGAGTACATTCCTATTTTCCAGTTTTTAATTTGTGGCTTTCTGGATTTTGTAAATATCATAATTCTGGATTTATCATACTTCATCTCTACACGTTCATTGCCGCAGTAAGTTGTAAAAGCTTTTATAGCTTGAAATTATGTGGTCTTATCCTTTCTTCACAGATATTTTAAAGGAGCTGGACGATTATTATGAAAAATTCAAACGAGAGACTGATGCAGTACAGAAGAGGAGGTTGTTGCACTGCATACAGAGAGCATTGATCCGGAGCCAGGAACTAGGAGATGAGAAGATCCAGATCGTCAGTCAGATGGTAGAACTTGTTGAGAATAAAACTAGGCAAGTTGACAGTCATGTAGAACTATTTGAAACCTGCCAAGAGATTAATGACACAACTGGGAACAGTGGCAAAACAAACCAAGACAAGTCAAAGAATGAAACAATCACTCAGGCAGAGAAGCCCAACAACAAGCGGTCTAGACGGCAAAGAAATAATGAAAATCGAGAGAATTCTTCTAATAACCATGATCACGATGATATCACTTCAGGAACTCCAAAGGAGAAGAAGGCAAAaacttccaagaagaagaagagatccAAAGCCAAAGCAGAGAGAGAGGCGTCCCCCGCAGATCTCCCTATTGACCCCAACGAGCCGACATACTGTCTGTGTAATCAGGTCTCCTATGGAGAAATGATTGGCTGTGATAATGATGAATGCCCAATTGAATGGTTTCATTTTTCATGCGTGGGACTCAATCATAAACCAAAGGGCAAGTGGTACTGCCCCAAATGTAGAGgagaaaatgagaaaacaatggaCAAGGCATTAGAGAAGTCTAAAAAAGAAAGGGCCTACAACAGGTAGTTTTGAAATCTAAGGAGAATAAAGCCGTGGAAGCATGTATTTATTCTCTGTGTCATCTTTTGTTGAGGTGCAAGGACtgtaaaatgtatatttttaaaggaagttatAAATCAAACCATTCTTGTAACAGGGATGGCAATATAGgaaatgtttgggtttttttcccttgacACAGCTGTTAACAGGAAAATAGTCTGAGAGCCAAAACATATAATAAAGTAATGTTAACACTGTAATGTCCAGGCTTATCTTATGGAAAAATATGGTTTCACAAGTTGGTAAGACTTTGCCCGCTAAAATGTAGATAATAAACATGTCTTGGATAGCATTCCGTTTTTCCTCAGAGAGGAATGCTATTTATCTTTCCAGAAAACTATTCAAAATTCAATTTGACTAAAACAGTACATTTCAAACTGATCCTAAATGCACTGGCTACAATCTAACACAGAGTGAAACACACTTAAACTCATTGGATTTCAGTGAGATTAAGCACATACAAATTTAGCTCTGAGTTGGATTGTGACCATtggcttggaagtaagtcccagttGTTTCAATCATAGTTGCTTCCAAGAAAGTGGTTTAGGGTTAAAGTCTGGCACACCATTTTCAATATGTAACTGGGAACTTGggcccattggtttcaatgggacttGTTTCTAAGGGATGTATTTGGGACCAGGGTGCTAGTTTAGTTTGGTCACGATCAATGCAATAGCAAAAAGAAAGTTACAGTATAGCACCTGTTCAACCTGCTGGTCTAGCAGCTCAATATCAAATGTTTAACTACAGTTACAAGCTTATTTTTAAAGATGCAAATGGTTAAATTTTACACAGCATATTTTATATACTGGCCAAGTACCATgagggcctttttaaaaatggtttagtATATTTTGTATTTAACCAGGAAGTGGTTTAGTAATGAACCTTATCATAAACCAGCCTTTATACTGTCCTCAGATAATAGTGTAGCAGTCTTTACTTTGTATAAGTTGTAAAAATGTACATTTTCAAGTGGAGTTGCACTTAACTTGTATTATAATTGGAAATGCATCCACATGCCATGGTGTAGCCAATATGCATTTCTTTCTGTATGTATGAAAATTGTACAGCTGTGATATTAAGGAATAAATTAAACAAGTTGGATAACTTTGCTCACATGTCAGTTATCACCTCAGTGAGCCTACCTGTGACATCTACCATCTCACtctcttcagaggtggtttttaaTTTATCTTCCTGCATTCCCTGCACCTACTGctgttctcctttcccccctgccaaGCACCCCATTGTCATTTCTTCTCTATCCCTTCCAGACTCAATACTATTGATGAAGATGCGGTTCCTTTtctatgccattaaaaaaaaatcatttatttatttcccacctttctccacaacagggaCCCATTTGCACTGGGGAAGGGAATCTGCTTGGACTAGCAGGGGGCTCCTCACTTTATCCTGCAtttcctccccacactatttcctccttccttcaTCCTAGCAAcgcccatatcctcacctttccctgcttccttctctccttcacacccaccatagttttcctggggacAGGCTgccagagagagggaaggaaagaaagttgaagatggaggaggagcaggtaaaggtaggttggttgttgggtggaaaggagagaaggaagcatgaaaaggggagaggatgtggggaaagggaaagaggatgtcggaagggaagggaaaatgaaatgtccgttccccatcccctgctgcaggtccttgcaggtctcccacttGTTTATATGATATTCAGCCTCTGGAAAAAGTTAACCGGCTGTAAAAGAAACTGGGCAAGATCTGAAGTTACATTTTCCCCACTTGAAATTCAAATAGGTCTCCACAGGCTTAGAAGATCTAGTGGTGGTGAATGGCCTGTAAAATATACATGTAAAATAGATGTGAATTCACCTATATTGAATCTTATCAAGGACAAATTAAATTAGATGCAGCCATCTCTCACTGTTGTGCTTGGGGGAAGAATTACTACTGTAATTTAAAAGATTATCCGGACCTTGAGGTTGCTCTGCGTCTTCCCCACTCTTGTCACCCAGTTCCCATATTATATTGTTTTCTGAAACGAATGAATGCAACTTGGATAAGGTGACGAAAAATAAAATTGCATAAGTGATTTGCAAGGGCATGGGACAATTACATGAGTAACCCTATTTATTTGTTATCATTTGTATTCCTTGGGGGCATTTTAATCTCCCAACAGCCCCCTTAACTAGGCTAAGAGTGTAATGGTATCAAGACTCCCTTGAACAATTTCTATACAACCTCATGTGAGCTTATACACACATTCCTGTTCACTTTGTTCAACCACCCTCTGTGCTGGGGCAGCAGCTGTTCAAGCTTTCTGGGGAGACTCCACAGCCATGGAAAGATTTCTTTTAGGTGAGCTGGTGGTCCTTCCTAGCTCAGGTACGTTAGTTTATAACCCCCTCCATCTCAAAGCTTTGAGGCAAGTAACACAAGTCAAGAAAAATTCTTCCCCGACCTTTGCCCAGCAAAAGACAAACAATTCTACAATTAAAATTTCTCCGTGCTATCTCATTTTAACCCTGAGATCCAAAGGCCAATCAGTTAAGTCTTACAATGCATCCCTAAGGTGCTTTGGCACATCTATGGTGGTGGAGCAGACTTCCATTCTTGGGTAGTGTGGAGGAAAAGAAACTTGTCAAAATGCATCTCTGTACCCTTGCTGACTGAATATGACAGTCGTTGATGGAGATGAATGATCAGTAACACAAGGAAGAAGGTCACTAAGGCATGTTAGGACAAAGCCACAGCTTGCCAACTGTGAATTGGGACCCAGATGTAAGTCCTGTTTTTTTCACACAAGGTTTGTGAGATGGAAAAAGTTGAACAGGTTCAGCTGGAAGAAGAATCTACTGAAAGTTTGATGGCAAATTTGGGTTTGTCTCAGCATGTGTCGAAATGGCCATGAAATATAACCTGTTGGTCAACAACACTATAAATATTGAAAATGAAAACTATGATATAAATCCATTCAGTGTTAACGGATGTGAAGTTCTTGCATCttaatctggggagggggggagtagcATGGAGTTATTTTGCAAATGGGCCCTGGAAAATAAAGTCAGGTTAAAAGTAGGTCCCAGTTtagaaagtttgagaaccactaggCCAAGCCATTGTACGTACAGAGGAGCCTCATGCCTTTGGAAAGAATTCTGCTTTGGCTGTTGAACTGCACTGTAGGCAGAATTGTGGTTAAATATGTTGTCAGTTCAATTTAATGGACAAggtaacagcaacaacaaaatgcaTGCACACAGAGACATAAAAACTAATTGCATTTGTGGCACTGGAGCCTTTGACACTACTTGGCTAAGCTTGTATGAGAGCAATTAATATACGATTGCTCAGGGAACTAGTCAGTTTGCAGCCCAACCTTTTGAGGGAAGAGGAAGTTGTCAACTTGTCTTGAATTAAAATAGAAAAGCAGAATGAGGACTGAGAAGTCCTGGGCACAGCTACACATTCCTGGGCAAAACTACACATTACCTATAGACAGGAGAGTCTGAGAACTATTGGCATAAAGGACAAAAGCAGCCAAGAAAAGTTCAGAGGGCTAGGGACTGTTGGCCAAGAAGAATGTAATTAGTTAACCTGTCATTTTCTAAACCGCATTGAAACTTATGCCAAGTCCCTTTTTATTGACATATAACCATTGCAGCATTATGATTGTCTCTGTCAGCCTTATCTTTGGGGCTAGCACTGTGGTATAtctttattttgtatttgtttgcgATAATCATAACTTCCAATAATAATCAAGTATAGTAAATGTTATCCTGATAATTTTTATTGATGGTATGTGAGAAGAATCTATGCTGGACTTTATAcctttacaaagtgttttattattTGTGCCAAATGAGGCAACAAATATAATTTAATAGCAAAGTGTTTTGTAACGTGTTAGCCTTAAATCAAGTATGCAGTTGTGTTGGAATACACCGTGAAATCAAAAGTGTACCATAATAATTAATCAGCCATTGTCTCTAGTAATACTATCTCTCAAAATGAATTGGAGACATAGGATTAATTATTGAAACTAAGCAAATTTTTCCTGAAgtattattatttacaaattCCTGTCCAATCTCTTTCTGTCTGGAAAAGATACTTATATGATATTAAATTATTCCAAACTCTTCATTTTCAAAATTATTAATTAACCATATCTCTTCCTCGAATATTGGTAAGTATGATAAATGTGAGAATGGAACATGCTAATGTTGCCATTTACTAGTAATAGAGATTTTAGGGAGCCCAGTAGGAAATCTATAAGAAATCTCACATTTATAGGAAAACCTTAAGGTCGTCTACGCACCTTGGTAATGTTGCAAATTTTATCCTCATTTCTATCAGTAAGTGGTAGAAGATAGTCTGGTATAGATAATCCTATTGAATATTGATATATGCTAGTATATCTTTTCTTTGGCAGTCTACCAAACTAACATCTTTTCCCCATGCAACATTAATTTATACACAGGATTACCACCATTTGACTGCTATTAATTGTTCTGAGCTTCAGTTAATACAAAACACGGTGGCTTACattcaatcctaaaaacactttcctgggtgtaagccccattgaaagACCTGAATgagattctgagtagatctgcttagcgTAGCCCTGTCATAGTCTGGCAAGGTGCAAATGATGAGAAACATATTACACAACTCTCAGTATCTTGGGCCAACCCAACCATAGGTAATGTGAGACAACCTTCCCCTCTGGCCCAGAAGATTGGGAGTACCCATTAAAGGGCAGAAAACTGCCAATTGCTTTATTTTCAGACCTGGGGTACAACCAACCCCGAAGTTGCATTTCAGACAGGGAGGAAGTATCAGGAATTCAGTCACAGCAAGATTCAGACTGGTGACTTGAAATATAAGTGGGGGCCACCCCAATCTCTGGTCAAAGGGACTATCTGCACCAGTGAAATAAATCTTCGCACCATCAGGCCACATCAAATCAGCTGATACTCCTGGACCCCCACAAATGTGTCCTGTTCAAACCTCCTCCCTGGTATGAAAAGAAACTTGCTCTTTTGGTCTTCAAACTCACTGGGCTCCctctatgccaggggtggggaaccttttttccgccaagggccatttggatacaaaattatcaacttaaaaattaactgACCAagacccaagcaggcagctgccccagatgacccccctcgcgcaggcaagcaggcaggcatccaaccggtggcacactcaccccacctagtggcacaggatggcctgttgcaccagccaggcatagccgtccagccacacaccagagttgctcctacAGCtgactcctgctacctccgcctgcagggatgaaatgaggacacattggctaagaactcacccccccctgcgcattctggccctgccccctttaacccctccattgtcgccacttccacccccagccctcttgtagtacagagggaatacgtttctccacggcccgggtgggaaagggttaatacagtttcttgggtggtcctagcagttccatagcta contains:
- the ING1 gene encoding inhibitor of growth protein 1, producing the protein MKMLNPANGEQLHLANYVEDYLDSIESLPFDLQRNVSLMREIDAKYQDILKELDDYYEKFKRETDAVQKRRLLHCIQRALIRSQELGDEKIQIVSQMVELVENKTRQVDSHVELFETCQEINDTTGNSGKTNQDKSKNETITQAEKPNNKRSRRQRNNENRENSSNNHDHDDITSGTPKEKKAKTSKKKKRSKAKAEREASPADLPIDPNEPTYCLCNQVSYGEMIGCDNDECPIEWFHFSCVGLNHKPKGKWYCPKCRGENEKTMDKALEKSKKERAYNR